TAGTGACTGTCCTGGTCGGTCGTAATCTACGAATTTCtcatatatttatcaaatacgCATCTTTCAATAACTCAACATGCCGAAAAATAAGGGTACGTAAATAATTgtgtttctttatattttcttcctttgtaGAACTTGTATAGAATTATGTGCAGAAGGTCGTGGACTTTCTATACAATGTGGTTAGTTTCTTCTAACCTATTAATGTCAAGTATTTCTTTGGAATCGTTGAATGTATCGTTGATAGACAGAAgttgaatattcttttttgtaaaatttacgaGAAATAATCggaataataattcttaaactTATTTTTTTAGGAAAGGGAGGTAAAAATAGGAGAAGaggtaaaaatgaaaatgaaacagaaaaaagagaattgGTTTTTAAAGAAGATGGTCAAGGTAACAATCTTAGAAATGACATTATGATATATATctgtgttttattatttaaatcctTTGAATTgtgtttattttttcaaaatgataccatatgttaataatattaagtaGACAATActttaaattgataaaatagttttataactttaaaaaaatttttattgcatatAATTAGGAAACATATTTTGAAtaactaaatttttatattactgcTTCATGTAGAATATGCACAAGTCACGAAAATGCTTGGCAATGGGAGGTTAGAAGCAATGTGCTTCGATGGAGTAAAACGATTGTGTCACATTCGTGGAAAATTGCGAAAAAAGGTATGGATAAATCAAGGCGACATTATATTAATTGGCCTGCGAGATTATCAGGATGCAAAGGCAGatgtcatattaaaatatacatcaGATGAAgcaagaaatttgaaaacttaTGGTGAATTCCCTGAAACTGGTAAGTAATCACTATAAAACACTCGAAATATGGATGTATGTTCAAACCGTGAAAGTATATAAGCTAAATTCATGAAACTTATTTAAAAATCGTGTTCTAcctttgtttttaatatttttacagtgCGTATCAACGATACTGTCACCTTTGTGGAAGACGGTTTTGATGAAGATATTGAATTTGGTGATGAAATTAGCGATGATGATGAAGATGATGTTGACAATGTAAGTATCCAATATCTTCAATAacatctataaaatataattatacgaaattttaaattttaatatactgttaccttgttTCTTGTTGTATAACTTTAATTCTATttgtaagtaaaatatttttggttTTATAGATCTGATGACCTTCAATATAACTATATTTAAAAGGTATGGTACAAGAGTGCATGAAGATACCTATTTGTTTCACAAGATACTATTATTTGTTGAGCaattaagataattaaaatttttttgaaataagTAGTCAATTTCTtgtatctataaataaattttcactttTCTGTGTAACATTGTGTTGCAatctaaaattgttaaatcCTGAATTTTCAGGATTCATAAGTGTCATTAGACATATGGTATTCACTATATAGCCTGTCTTTTACTTTCATATGGTTTTAGTTAGGGATAATATTCCATGTTGAATGGGTATCAAatgtcaattttttaaaattaacctAAAAATGTGTATTAAACAAAGTTCAATGTTAGAAAGAGTAAGCTTTTAAGTGTGCTGTTTGCCCAAATTGAGTTACGAATACAAATAGTcatgtatttatgtataatatcaGTACATTGTTCTTGTagtaaatttcttttgtatatttcttctttaataactaaataaaatGACATACATGCACTGTCGTTGCAATTTTGAACAGGGGAAGTAGTGAGCACCATACATCACtgcaattatat
The DNA window shown above is from Bombus fervidus isolate BK054 chromosome 8, iyBomFerv1, whole genome shotgun sequence and carries:
- the Eif1a gene encoding eukaryotic translation initiation factor 1A is translated as MPKNKGKGGKNRRRGKNENETEKRELVFKEDGQEYAQVTKMLGNGRLEAMCFDGVKRLCHIRGKLRKKVWINQGDIILIGLRDYQDAKADVILKYTSDEARNLKTYGEFPETVRINDTVTFVEDGFDEDIEFGDEISDDDEDDVDNI